The following proteins come from a genomic window of Pichia kudriavzevii chromosome 1, complete sequence:
- a CDS encoding uncharacterized protein (PKUD0A06160; similar to Saccharomyces cerevisiae YCL061C (MRC1); ancestral locus Anc_1.5), which yields MEVFEEIEQQDPSLKTATIGLVEDDASNGKENENDDYHAHQSRVLQEQFGIDAEELPPTREPSHNNHGDVLTAIQKVKMRIQRRKEQNSIATQTDTFKDSDLSKKNFGFETQILKTTCITSTPSMESTQQIQSERLESIPLTQSIQTDSMKRSISLSTQQIQTGTAESVDQLASTQIIPAESDKRTTEGKALNTRKEDNDNDNISADDDDDETLGRSEGPLHVSDDGHGNSNKAYLNAVGQQTQVMQATGIKVITQKGAEQDSDEEMIRPKTRRNQDTSILESLFVDSDDDSDDEISKNIPGYASMSRDERLAARKLERLKLRDQKKLKPIGNEYLNTQEKLVRRDAVKRRETEKQRVLKKQQKLDAIRQNELLKKAFVEVKIAKPTKFSKDKLLHEFNLESDKESSKSDDGIHQRDTISTIPTSPEKPVPSLPVTKMIKKKHFKDSEKLINLDSGSDSGSDDNYVHVDEDYDDPSASLSYKQKELDIKLKYAKKRSKELVKAKKATLADIIRKHNEKQLEEILKDKTRNMTNKEIKLTEEMLTKMLMEEQTKNARKLKKEENELRKLERQRRLLRDGKLGHDNSESSEYSSNYDISSNESDYDSDAELKKAEDIPSFKLTNTDAFKDFDLSMSKLADKEHTQREAGQLSTYDKFKKLKNAEDSSEEEVDDSVMEHKASFGQKSFLTEQLQTQSLVEDGPNDAPSEVPLKDLLDSQNLILETQVDAVDPCSIDQSTQVSPKEILESKNNKVQQTESDEIAIEVVYENNKNGEKVREDNYVEASDVDDDEEEKIKIGRKSTILDKSNGNGTTLEAIFPDEETEEQRQMRAQLIKNARKKERQLARERKLKLKESGLSEMMEGEAVESEDEYQGIGGSDTDSSDDENSEDEKLIDDASNLEIDENEMRKLQLERELKEDEEKVAKTYKDVKTHKLAKRRAKNGIFDIELSDDDDEMDEMLKIKEFVRKRKLREQQELMERSRVKISDNDPKKPFFDAMAVNIPSHVSIYKDSFMNTLSELNDDDDSNDGEESRQEILEDEKLKEHYEYLQPHKKRKLNSVKSFQDDADFMYGSFQDMEADRLKRDVLSSDSGDDSDDGTQELRKLKRRTKVKLTRKLGVRQEVGAETEVPGSQGSLSILSNSTTSITASFKKATEKKVKISANTGNVIGDVTVTTTTRSVTNSKAAITRLASSESTKPDLGKRVVKGSEVDRLERMLAKSRKRGIRDIAQR from the coding sequence ATGGAAGTGTTTGAGGAGATTGAGCAACAAGACCCTTCTCTAAAGACTGCCACCATAGGCTTAGTGGAAGATGATGCTAGTAATGGAAaggaaaacgaaaatgatGACTATCATGCACATCAATCCAGAGTCTTGCAAGAAcaatttggaattgatgCCGAAGAGCTGCCACCTACTCGAGAACCAAGTCATAATAACCACGGAGACGTACTAACTGCTATTCAAAAGGTTAAAATGAGAATACAAAGGAggaaagaacaaaattcaattgCAACCCAAACCGATACATTCAAGGATTCAGATTTAtccaaaaagaattttggatttgaaaCACAGATCCTCAAGACAACATGTATCACATCAACTCCTTCCATGGAATCAACCCAGCAGATTCAGAGTGAAAGATTAGAATCTATACCTTTAACACAATCTATTCAGACAGATTCCATGAAGAGATCAATTTCACTATCGACGCAGCAGATTCAGACGGGAACCGCTGAATCAGTGGATCAGCTTGCATCAACGCAAATTATTCCCGCTGAGTCAGATAAGAGAACCACTGAGGGAAAAGCTCTCAATACcagaaaagaagataacGACAACGATAATATTAGTGctgacgatgatgatgatgaaacgCTCGGAAGATCCGAAGGACCGCTCCACGTTTCTGACGATGGGCACGGAAATTCTAACAAAGCATACCTCAACGCAGTAGGACAGCAAACCCAGGTGATGCAGGCCACTGGAATAAAAGTGATTACGCAGAAAGGCGCTGAACAGgattctgatgaagaaatgattAGACCCAAAACAAGGCGTAATCAAGATACCTCAATTCTAGAGTCTCTGTTTGTTGactctgatgatgattctgatgatgaaattagTAAGAATATTCCAGGTTATGCAAGTATGAGTAGGGACGAGCGATTGGCTGCTCGTAAATTGGAACGTCTGAAGCTGAGagatcaaaaaaaattaaaacctATAGGAAACGAGTACTTAAATACGCAAGAAAAACTGGTAAGAAGAGATGCTGTTAAAAGGAGAGAAACCGAAAAGCAAAGggttttgaaaaagcaaCAGAAACTTGATGCGATAAGACAAAATGAACTGCTGAAAAAGGCATTTGTCGAAGTGAAAATTGCTAAACCTACAAAATTCTCTAAAGATAAGCTGCTACACGAGTTCAATCTGGAGTCAGATAAGGAGAGTAGCAAAAGTGATGATGGAATACACCAACGTGACACCATATCTACTATACCAACATCCCCTGAGAAACCTGTACCTAGTCTTCCAGTGACTAAAATGATCAAGAAAAAGCATTTTAAAGAtagtgaaaaattgattaaCTTAGACTCGGGTTCTGATTCGGGATCCGATGACAATTATGTTcatgttgatgaagattatGATGATCCTAGTGCATCACTTAGCTACAAACAGAAAGAGCTTGATATAAAGCTGAAGTATGCCAAAAAGAGGTCCAAAGAGCTCGTTAAAGCAAAGAAGGCTACATTGGCTGACATAATACGTAAAcataatgaaaaacaactaGAGGAAATATTGAAGGATAAAACACGTAATATgacaaacaaagaaatcaaactaACTGAGGAAATGCTGACCAAGATGTTAATGGAGGAGCAAACCAAAAATGCTAGAAAGctgaagaaagaagaaaatgagtTGAGAAAACTGGAACGACAAAGAAGATTACTTAGAGACGGTAAGTTAGGACACGATAATTCTGAATCCAGTGAATATTCTAGCAATTATGATATATCATCAAATGAGTCAGACTACGATTCAGATGCAGAACTTAAAAAGGCGGAAGACATTCCTTCTTTCAAACTCACCAACACAGATGCATTCAAAGATTTCGACCTATCAATGTCGAAATTAGCTGATAAAGAACACACTCAAAGAGAAGCTGGGCAGCTATCCACATATGATAAGTTtaagaaactaaaaaatGCAGAGGATTCTAGCGAGGAAGAGGTAGATGACTCGGTCATGGAGCATAAAGCCTCTTTTGGTCAGAAATCTTTTTTAACTGAACAATTGCAAACTCAGAGTTTGGTGGAAGATGGTCCGAATGATGCGCCGAGTGAAGTCCCTCTAAAAGACCTTTTAGATTCGCAAAATCTGATTTTAGAAACACAGGTAGACGCTGTCGATCCTTGTAGTATAGATCAATCTACGCAAGTATCACCAAAGGAAATTTTGGAGTCGAAGAACAATAAAGTTCAACAAACAGAAAGTGATGAAATTGCCATAGAAGTTGTGTATGAGAATAATAAAAACGGTGAGAAAGTGAGAGAAGATAACTATGTAGAAGCTAGTGATGTggatgacgatgaagaagaaaaaatcaaaattggCAGGAAAAGTACAATACTTGATAAAAGCAACGGCAATGGTACTACTCTGGAAGCTATTTTTCCTGATGAGGAAACAGAAGAACAACGACAAATGAGAGCACaattaataaaaaatgcaaggaaaaaagaacGTCAATTGGCACGTGAAAGGAAACTTAAATTAAAAGAAAGTGGATTGAGTGAAATGATGGAAGGGGAGGCAGTTGAATCTGAGGATGAATATCAAGGTATTGGCGGTTCTGATACTGACTCATCAGATGACGAAAAcagtgaagatgaaaagtTAATAGATGATGCAAGTAATttagaaattgatgaaaatgaaatgcGTAAACTTCAGCTGGAAAGGGAGTTGAAGGAGGACGAAGAGAAAGTTGCTAAAACATATAAAGACGTTAAGACTCATAAGTTAGCAAAGAGGAGAGCTAAAAATGGAATCTTTGATATCGAATTATCcgacgatgacgatgaaatGGATGAAATGTTAAAAATCAAGGAATTCGTTCGAAAACGTAAATTGAGAGAGCAACAAGAACTGATGGAAAGAAGCAGAGTTAAGATATCAGATAACGATCCAAAGAAACCATTCTTTGACGCCATGGCTGTCAACATACCCTCGCATGTTTCCATTTATAAGGATTCGTTTATGAATACTCTAAGTGAACTAAACGACGATGATGATAGTAACGATGGAGAAGAATCAAGGCAAGAAATAttggaagatgaaaaactcaaagaaCATTATGAATATCTACAACCTCACAAAAAACGCAAACTTAATTCAGTTAAATCTTTTCAAGACGATGCTGACTTTATGTACGGCTCTTTTCAAGACATGGAAGCAGATAGGCTAAAACGTGATGTTCTATCCAGTGATAGTGGCGATGATAGCGACGATGGCACCCAAGAATTACGCAAACTAAAAAGGAGGACAAAGGTAAAGTTAACTAGAAAATTGGGTGTGAGGCAGGAAGTCGGTGCTGAAACAGAAGTTCCTGGCTCACAAGGATCACTTAGTATTCTATCTAACTCTACGACTTCGATTACAGCATCATTCAAAAAAGCAACCGAAAAGAAAGTGAAGATTAGTGCCAATACAGGTAATGTGATTGGTGATGTTACTGTGACCACGACCACTAGGTCAGTTACAAATTCGAAGGCCGCCATCACCAGATTGGCTTCCTCTGAGAGTACCAAACCAGATTTGGGAAAGCGTGTTGTTAAAGGTTCGGAAGTTGACAGGTTAGAGAGAATGTTGGCGAAATCAAGGAAGAGGGGTATCAGAGACATTGCTCAACGTTAA
- a CDS encoding uncharacterized protein (PKUD0A06170; Pfam Domains: MFS_1(5.4e-17)|Sugar_tr(3e-06)), whose translation MVLRSLSETLKKEITWGKKNVKQEEYQRFEVSGKDGITYTIEEYDIAPTGKKDYWPIFTAGAGLFSDGYVNNSIGTVGTCLSTIYGAQYSHSNAIKNVAAIAFAGTVVGQLTFGVFSDHISRKLGMLVSSGGLIVFSILTAGSWGVGTEAKYGGNAGGLFAALTAWRFFLGFFIGAEYPTGSTACAEASALLPEGKRHRYFAWFTNLMLASGYVLCTFVPMVLLWICGPKNLQPVWRITLGIGAIPPTSLFIMRLFFTEGKQFQKLNFRKSKMPVLLTIKYYWFRLLIVSIVWWIYDFISYAFSIYSTTILKSLIKDGSLYKTFGWNVVFSLFGIPGAFIGAFLIDYFGPRLTLCLGLVLQATVGYIMAGLFSHLREHIAAFVVVYGIFSTLGQVGAGNNIGLLAAKTSATPVRGVYYGIAAAIGKIGAFVGTYVFPTFQRHYPGTKGFQIPFWLASSLAIFAAIISFFGLPPVDQEAMQREDFDYLRYLSANGFDISTLGDGTFLKSNNITPTSSFDREYLEIGEDEKK comes from the coding sequence ATGGTTCTCAGAAGTCTATCAGAAACCCttaaaaaggaaatcacttggggaaagaaaaatgttaAACAGGAAGAGTACCAGCGGTTTGAGGTCTCAGGTAAAGACGGAATCACGTATACTATCGAAGAGTATGATATTGCGCCAACAGGTAAAAAGGATTATTGGCCGATCTTCACCGCTGGTGCAGGACTATTCTCTGATGGATACGTCAACAACTCCATCGGGACTGTGGGTACATGCCTATCAACGATATACGGTGCCCAATATAGTCATTCTaatgcaatcaaaaatgttgCTGCTATTGCTTTTGCAGGGACTGTTGTTGGCCAACTTACCTTCGGTGTTTTTTCGGACCATATTTCAAGGAAGCTGGGAATGCTTGTTTCTTCCGGTGGGTTGATAGTGTTCTCTATTCTTACAGCCGGCTCTTGGGGGGTTGGCACTGAAGCCAAGTATGGCGGTAATGCAGGTGGATTGTTTGCAGCTTTGACTGCATGgaggttttttttgggCTTTTTCATAGGCGCCGAATATCCAACCGGCTCAACAGCGTGTGCTGAAGCTTCGGCGTTATTACCAGAGGGGAAGAGGCATCGATACTTTGCATGGTTCACTAACCTTATGCTTGCATCCGGCTATGTCTTGTGTACGTTCGTTCCTATGGTTTTGCTTTGGATCTGTGGTCCTAAAAATTTACAACCAGTGTGGAGAATTACACTTGGTATAGGTGCTATTCCACCGACTTCGTTATTCATTATGAGGCTGTTTTTTACCGAAGGTAAGCAGTTTCAGAAATTAAACTTCCGGAAAAGCAAGATGCCAGTATTACTGACCATCAAATACTACTGGTTTCGGCTTTTGATTGTTTCCATTGTATGGTGGATCTATGACTTCATATCCTATGCTTTCAGTATTTACAGCACGACTATTTTGAAGTCTTTAATTAAGGACGGTTCATTGTACAAGACTTTTGGATGGAATGTGGTATTTAGTTTGTTTGGAATTCCTGGTGCTTTTATTGGTGCATTTTTaattgattattttggACCAAGACTAACCCTTTGTCTTGGTCTTGTATTACAGGCAACAGTGGGATACATCATGGCGGGTTTATTTTCCCATTTGAGAGAACACATAGCAGCGTTTGTTGTTGTGTACGGTATTTTCTCAACCCTTGGACAAGTCGGGGCAGGAAACAACATTGGTTTGTTAGCGGCAAAGACTTCTGCAACACCAGTGAGAGGCGTCTACTATGGTATTGCAGCAGCAATTGGCAAAATCGGTGCCTTTGTCGGAACCTACGTCTTTCCAACATTTCAGCGCCATTATCCGGGTACCAAGGGATTCCAAATTCCCTTCTGGTTGGCTTCCTCGTTGGCAATATTTGCAGCAATCATTTCATTCTTTGGATTGCCTCCGGTTGATCAAGAAGCTATGCAAAGAGAAGATTTTGACTATCTCAGGTACCTTTCCGCTAATGGCTTTGATATTAGCACTCTGGGCGATGGAACATTCTTGAAGAGTAACAACATCACgccaacttcttcttttgataGGGAATATCTCGAGATTGGCGAAGATGAGAAAAAGTAA